A stretch of Aureispira sp. CCB-E DNA encodes these proteins:
- a CDS encoding leucine-rich repeat domain-containing protein — translation MKYSVLGILLLVGLETFAQLLPLQELEKKPVYYSIDQAVREADKALRLKVLRRAYTFPTAVPRMDKLQWLNMNHTLVETIPDAITGMKMLQVLEIRGNKLKKLPEALCEMKNLRRLDVSKNHLTSLPTNFAQLNQLEWLVLSQNEKLTSLPSEIFTRKRLQRLEISKIRLEQLPESIGDLTALEVLDISHNQLTKIPSQIGHLTAIRKLSLGNNPVKKANDIYKWLGNLKQLESLNLDGLGLSKLFSDVNELEQLTDFSVQLNKIKRLPYELYKMKQLVRLDIGSNLLDTLPNELGKLSNLTYLNLERNEFTELPDIFSNFKKLLVLKLDANRITALPKSIGKLAQLEELNIANTGIRNLPSGFGELKNLTHLNIAFNRYLSISRAAKELVQLTSLKHLEMIENEHKSLPDILTTLPAIEYWNLRDNKLTRLPEDFGHLKTLKRLELRYNDLKELPESIGNLESLEHLDLGYNQLKTLPASIQNLKKLKLLKLERNKLTEEEQAKIKAWLPNTKIVFHH, via the coding sequence ATGAAATATAGTGTATTAGGAATACTACTCTTAGTTGGATTAGAAACGTTTGCCCAATTATTGCCTTTACAAGAATTGGAAAAAAAGCCCGTTTATTATTCTATTGATCAAGCTGTTCGAGAAGCGGATAAAGCATTGCGATTGAAAGTTTTGCGCAGGGCATATACTTTTCCAACGGCTGTTCCAAGAATGGATAAGCTGCAATGGCTAAATATGAATCATACCTTAGTGGAAACGATTCCTGATGCTATTACGGGAATGAAAATGCTACAGGTTTTAGAAATTCGTGGCAATAAATTAAAGAAGTTACCAGAAGCACTTTGCGAGATGAAAAACTTGCGTCGGTTGGATGTTTCCAAAAATCACTTGACCTCTTTACCTACTAACTTTGCACAATTGAACCAATTAGAGTGGTTAGTTTTGAGTCAAAATGAAAAGTTAACAAGTCTTCCCTCTGAAATTTTTACAAGAAAGCGGCTTCAGCGTTTAGAAATTAGTAAAATCCGTTTGGAACAATTGCCAGAATCAATTGGTGATCTAACAGCATTGGAGGTCTTGGATATTAGCCACAATCAATTAACAAAAATCCCTAGCCAAATAGGTCATTTGACGGCTATTAGAAAATTGTCTCTAGGAAACAATCCCGTTAAAAAAGCAAATGATATTTATAAATGGTTGGGAAATTTAAAACAATTAGAAAGCTTAAATTTAGATGGTTTAGGACTAAGCAAATTGTTTTCTGATGTTAATGAGTTGGAACAATTGACAGACTTTAGTGTGCAGTTAAATAAAATCAAGCGTTTGCCTTATGAGTTGTATAAAATGAAGCAATTAGTGCGATTAGATATTGGTTCTAACCTTTTAGATACCCTTCCAAACGAATTGGGCAAGCTAAGTAACTTAACTTATTTAAACTTAGAGCGAAATGAGTTTACAGAACTACCCGATATCTTTTCTAATTTTAAGAAATTGTTGGTTCTAAAATTGGATGCTAATAGAATTACAGCATTGCCAAAGAGTATCGGGAAACTTGCACAACTAGAAGAACTAAATATAGCCAATACAGGAATTAGAAACCTACCAAGTGGATTTGGCGAATTAAAAAATTTAACGCATCTGAATATAGCATTTAACCGCTATCTAAGTATTTCTCGTGCAGCTAAAGAATTGGTACAATTGACGAGTCTAAAACACTTAGAAATGATAGAAAATGAGCATAAGTCGTTGCCTGATATATTAACAACACTTCCTGCTATAGAGTACTGGAATTTGAGGGATAATAAATTGACACGTCTACCAGAAGACTTTGGTCATCTCAAAACTTTGAAACGACTAGAATTGCGTTATAATGACTTGAAAGAACTTCCCGAATCAATTGGCAACTTAGAAAGCCTAGAACATTTGGATTTGGGATACAATCAACTTAAAACATTGCCAGCATCTATTCAGAATTTAAAAAAATTGAAACTATTGAAGTTGGAACGCAATAAGTTGACAGAAGAAGAACAAGCAAAAATAAAAGCATGGTTACCCAATACTAAAATTGTGTTTCATCATTAA
- a CDS encoding nucleoside 2-deoxyribosyltransferase domain-containing protein gives MASIIKPPQNLETIPNKRSFFLAGSIEMGMATDWQTLVGNKFDSFDIIIWNPRRLSWDSSWEQSIDNPIFKEQVDWELDALNRAEAIFFHFEPQTKSPITLMELGLFAQSGKCLVHCPKGFWRKGNVDIVCHRYNIQQVNSIDQGVALLQKQFSDCQKNII, from the coding sequence ATGGCAAGTATTATAAAACCACCTCAAAATTTGGAAACCATACCGAATAAAAGAAGCTTTTTTTTAGCAGGAAGCATAGAAATGGGTATGGCAACAGATTGGCAAACCTTGGTTGGTAACAAATTTGATAGTTTTGACATAATAATATGGAATCCAAGGAGATTATCTTGGGATAGTTCTTGGGAACAATCCATTGACAATCCTATTTTCAAAGAACAAGTAGATTGGGAATTGGACGCACTAAATCGAGCCGAAGCTATTTTTTTTCACTTTGAACCTCAAACTAAGTCGCCAATTACTTTAATGGAATTAGGATTATTTGCTCAGTCTGGCAAGTGCTTGGTTCATTGTCCTAAGGGTTTTTGGAGAAAAGGTAATGTTGATATTGTTTGTCATCGTTACAATATTCAACAAGTAAACTCTATTGACCAAGGTGTTGCGCTGTTGCAAAAACAGTTTAGTGACTGTCAAAAAAATATCATCTGA
- a CDS encoding M20/M25/M40 family metallo-hydrolase, whose translation MIYKKISVLLLICLMATGSFAQILDEDAEIKYIKKMYSNILTESPAHDWLHYLCKQAGGRLGGSPEYAAAVSYTSHMLDTLGCDKVWTQPVEVPYWRRGAVEKAKIVNSEYIGTVDLAVTALGFSGGTGALGITGEVVEVKNFEELEALGKDNVKGKIVFFNRPMEITKLNTFHAYGAAVNQRTAGPRKAAELGAVGAIVRSMTVKQDNTPHSGVTSFNNQEPIPAVGIGLQDADLLSELLEKEPKVKVNIQLSCRHMGKRIAHTVIGEIKGTEKPDEIILVGGHLDSWDIGEGAHDDGAGCVQSMEVLHVFKRMGIRPKHTIRCVLFANEENGLFGATEYAKQAKLKGEKHIAAIESDAGGHTPSGFRMDAASDIANASYDQVKKWRTIFASVGVWDIQAGGSAADISRLKDQGTVLFGYRPDSQRYFDFHHSANDVFENVHKRELLLGGGAMAALVYLIDKYGVR comes from the coding sequence ATGATTTACAAAAAAATAAGTGTACTGTTGTTGATATGTTTAATGGCAACTGGCTCTTTTGCTCAAATCTTGGATGAAGATGCCGAAATTAAGTACATAAAAAAAATGTACAGTAATATACTAACAGAAAGCCCTGCTCATGATTGGTTGCATTATTTGTGCAAACAAGCAGGTGGACGATTAGGAGGTTCGCCCGAATATGCAGCAGCCGTTTCTTACACTTCTCATATGTTGGATACGTTGGGGTGTGATAAAGTATGGACGCAACCTGTCGAAGTACCTTATTGGAGAAGGGGCGCTGTTGAAAAGGCTAAGATTGTAAATTCTGAATATATTGGAACGGTTGATTTGGCCGTTACTGCTTTAGGTTTTTCAGGTGGTACAGGTGCTTTGGGTATTACAGGGGAAGTGGTAGAAGTGAAAAACTTTGAGGAGTTGGAAGCATTAGGAAAAGATAATGTGAAAGGAAAAATTGTCTTTTTTAACCGACCAATGGAAATTACCAAACTAAATACTTTTCATGCTTATGGAGCTGCCGTAAATCAACGTACTGCTGGTCCTAGGAAAGCGGCTGAATTGGGTGCTGTAGGAGCGATTGTTCGTTCTATGACAGTTAAACAAGATAATACGCCTCATTCTGGCGTTACTTCTTTTAATAACCAAGAGCCAATTCCTGCGGTGGGTATCGGGTTGCAAGATGCAGATTTATTGAGTGAATTATTAGAAAAAGAACCGAAGGTAAAAGTAAACATTCAATTGAGTTGTCGACATATGGGAAAGCGGATAGCACATACTGTCATTGGCGAAATTAAGGGAACAGAAAAGCCAGATGAAATTATTCTTGTTGGTGGACATTTAGACTCGTGGGATATTGGAGAGGGAGCACACGATGATGGAGCAGGGTGTGTTCAGTCTATGGAAGTTTTGCATGTGTTCAAACGTATGGGGATTCGTCCGAAACATACCATTCGTTGTGTGTTGTTTGCGAATGAAGAAAATGGTTTGTTTGGCGCAACAGAATACGCCAAACAAGCTAAATTAAAAGGAGAAAAACACATTGCAGCAATAGAATCGGATGCAGGAGGACATACTCCAAGTGGGTTTCGAATGGATGCTGCTTCAGACATTGCAAATGCAAGTTATGATCAAGTGAAAAAATGGCGAACAATTTTTGCTTCGGTAGGAGTATGGGATATACAAGCGGGTGGTTCAGCAGCTGATATTTCTAGACTCAAAGATCAAGGAACGGTATTGTTTGGATACCGCCCAGATAGTCAACGCTATTTTGATTTTCATCATTCGGCAAACGATGTGTTTGAAAATGTGCACAAAAGAGAGTTGCTATTGGGAGGAGGTGCTATGGCTGCCTTGGTTTATTTAATAGATAAGTACGGAGTTCGATAA
- a CDS encoding thiopurine S-methyltransferase: MEKQFWIDSWNEGGFKTSFHRKDIHPYILEYLTPEKIEGKRILVPLCGKSIDLVYFSQYAKHVIGVELAEKAIYQFFEEQGLAFEKQGNRFESNQLTIINADFFSLSTEAVGEIDLVYDRAALVALPLSMRLKYVAKIQQILPLNAQQFINTLEYAPIKEEPPFSISPKDLMAYYGNSFDVEHLKSPLIPNHGLIRCWGLDYVKEHGFLLTKK; this comes from the coding sequence ATGGAAAAACAATTTTGGATTGATTCCTGGAATGAAGGAGGATTTAAAACCTCTTTTCATAGAAAGGACATACACCCCTATATTTTGGAGTACCTAACGCCAGAAAAAATAGAAGGAAAGAGAATTTTAGTCCCGCTTTGTGGCAAGAGCATTGATTTGGTTTACTTTAGTCAATATGCCAAACATGTCATTGGGGTAGAGTTGGCAGAAAAGGCTATTTATCAGTTTTTTGAAGAACAAGGACTAGCATTTGAAAAACAAGGAAATCGCTTTGAAAGCAATCAGTTGACTATTATCAATGCTGATTTTTTTTCGCTCAGTACAGAAGCTGTTGGAGAGATTGATTTGGTCTATGATAGAGCTGCTTTGGTCGCATTGCCTCTTTCCATGAGATTGAAGTATGTAGCAAAGATACAACAAATATTGCCCTTGAATGCACAACAATTTATCAACACATTAGAATATGCCCCCATCAAAGAAGAGCCTCCTTTTAGTATATCACCTAAAGATTTAATGGCTTATTATGGGAATTCATTTGACGTAGAGCATTTAAAATCACCACTTATTCCTAATCATGGATTAATTCGGTGCTGGGGCTTAGATTACGTCAAAGAGCATGGTTTTTTGTTAACAAAAAAATAA
- a CDS encoding SAM-dependent methyltransferase, translated as MAGALYLIPTPLGDGVIEPLPAYMIQKVHEIDVFIVERGKTARQFLKAIKTPIPLQSMTFFELNKRTDPEDIHSFLMPAIKEGKNIGLLSEAGCPGVADPGAEVVQLAHKKGIRVVPMVGPSSILLALMASGMNGQQFAFHGYLPIKTPDRKKALKDLERRSAKNNQTQIFIETPYRNDGFVEDALSVLQNNTLFGIATDITLPSEYICTQTIQKWKKINIPNLHKRPTIFLLLAR; from the coding sequence ATGGCAGGAGCATTATATTTAATTCCGACCCCTTTAGGAGATGGTGTTATTGAGCCACTTCCTGCATATATGATTCAGAAAGTTCATGAAATTGATGTCTTTATTGTAGAAAGAGGGAAAACAGCACGTCAATTTTTAAAAGCAATCAAGACACCTATTCCTTTGCAATCAATGACCTTTTTTGAGCTGAATAAACGTACAGATCCTGAGGATATACACTCGTTTTTGATGCCTGCTATAAAAGAGGGAAAAAACATAGGTCTATTGTCCGAAGCTGGTTGTCCAGGGGTGGCTGATCCAGGTGCTGAGGTGGTTCAATTGGCGCACAAAAAAGGCATCAGAGTAGTTCCTATGGTGGGACCATCTTCTATTTTATTAGCTTTGATGGCTTCGGGGATGAATGGACAACAGTTTGCTTTTCATGGATATTTGCCCATCAAAACACCTGATCGAAAGAAAGCTTTAAAAGATTTGGAGCGCCGTTCTGCTAAAAATAATCAAACACAAATTTTTATAGAAACCCCCTATAGAAATGATGGCTTTGTAGAGGATGCCTTATCAGTACTTCAAAACAACACTTTATTTGGCATTGCCACCGATATTACACTTCCCTCAGAATACATTTGTACGCAGACTATTCAAAAATGGAAGAAAATCAATATTCCTAATTTACATAAACGACCAACGATTTTTTTGCTACTAGCACGTTAG
- a CDS encoding YCF48-related protein, which yields MKKELKYGVVWLVLWGTILGIGGCDVEDVTYTSKMHQLPTDLDLSDVYFLNQDTGYVSAGNLFTAGLVLGTYNGGITWDTIVAYERGVNSLSYQNGIFTASLCGQRMYSSPDFSNWTFNNANLGWWNWQKHIRLMDNRVLLVGGENFGSGYIHIYDPTQGNITIKDTFNHEIADIAVTGNRTIHAVGYGLILKSTDEGNSWILSSITGDFFKGVDFVGDNIGYVVGEYGTVYKTTNGGNSWKTCRGGNSVFADQSKLLRDVAFLNESTGFLVGTNNLVYRTTDGGKLWKRISNLDGYADFNAIRIQHGNAYLTGHEGNLLIIDLE from the coding sequence ATGAAAAAAGAATTAAAATATGGTGTGGTATGGCTGGTGCTGTGGGGGACAATACTAGGTATCGGAGGCTGTGACGTTGAAGACGTGACTTATACTTCTAAAATGCATCAATTACCAACCGACTTAGATTTATCAGATGTCTATTTCTTAAATCAAGACACAGGTTATGTGAGTGCTGGAAACTTATTTACAGCAGGGTTGGTATTGGGAACATACAATGGAGGAATAACTTGGGATACCATAGTAGCTTATGAAAGAGGAGTGAATAGCCTGTCGTATCAAAATGGAATATTTACGGCAAGTCTTTGTGGACAACGAATGTATAGTAGTCCCGACTTTTCCAATTGGACGTTTAATAATGCTAATCTGGGATGGTGGAATTGGCAAAAGCACATTCGTTTAATGGATAATCGAGTCTTATTGGTTGGTGGCGAAAATTTTGGAAGTGGATACATTCATATATATGATCCTACGCAAGGGAATATAACAATTAAAGATACGTTTAATCATGAAATAGCAGATATTGCTGTTACAGGTAATCGCACGATACACGCAGTTGGTTATGGTTTGATCTTAAAATCAACGGATGAGGGAAATTCTTGGATACTAAGTTCAATTACAGGTGATTTTTTCAAAGGGGTTGATTTTGTAGGTGATAACATTGGGTATGTTGTAGGAGAATATGGAACTGTTTACAAAACAACAAATGGCGGCAATTCTTGGAAGACTTGTCGTGGGGGGAATTCTGTGTTTGCAGACCAAAGTAAATTGTTGAGAGATGTTGCCTTTTTGAATGAATCGACAGGTTTTTTGGTCGGAACCAATAATTTAGTCTATCGTACAACAGATGGCGGAAAGCTATGGAAAAGGATTAGTAATTTAGATGGGTATGCAGATTTTAATGCTATTCGAATTCAACATGGAAATGCTTACCTTACTGGACACGAAGGAAATTTGCTGATTATCGATTTGGAATAG